The proteins below are encoded in one region of Streptomyces cyanogenus:
- the nrdR gene encoding transcriptional regulator NrdR has translation MHCPFCRHPDSRVVDSRTTDDGTSIRRRRQCPDCSRRFTTVETCSLMVVKRSGVTEPFSRTKVINGVRKACQGRPVTEDALAQLGQRVEEAVRATGSAELTTHDVGLAILGPLQELDLVAYLRFASVYRAFDSLEDFEAAIAELRETTRGPAVDEDDAGAGSQEDDRGPGGTTQVPVSARAAD, from the coding sequence ATGCACTGCCCCTTCTGCAGGCACCCCGACAGCCGTGTGGTCGACAGTCGTACGACCGACGATGGCACGTCCATCCGCAGGCGCCGCCAGTGCCCTGACTGCTCCCGTCGTTTCACGACCGTGGAGACGTGCTCGCTCATGGTGGTGAAGCGGTCCGGAGTCACCGAGCCTTTCAGCCGTACCAAGGTCATCAACGGTGTGCGCAAGGCATGCCAGGGGCGGCCTGTCACCGAGGACGCGCTCGCGCAGCTCGGCCAGCGGGTCGAGGAGGCGGTGCGCGCGACCGGAAGCGCCGAGCTGACCACCCACGACGTGGGTCTGGCGATACTCGGCCCGTTGCAGGAGCTCGACCTCGTCGCGTATCTGCGGTTCGCCTCCGTCTACCGGGCGTTCGACTCGCTCGAGGACTTCGAGGCCGCCATCGCGGAGCTGCGGGAAACGACGCGGGGCCCCGCCGTGGACGAGGACGACGCGGGGGCGGGGAGCCAGGAAGACGACCGCGGGCCCGGCGGGACCACTCAGGTCCCCGTGTCCGCTCGCGCCGCCGACTGA
- a CDS encoding YdbC family protein: MLVKWIRCTVVDRRGFERGQRKWAGLLGEPGFRGQGGGWSRQRPGVAHVFAFWESRAFYDSFMARSHDRLATAQSGTFKDAQARLFEYRFDVKTGFEPRFTDADLIRVALCRIHPERVEHFTLMQEKVWNPAMAGSPGMIRGMFAEAPEQEFLILSMWRSAAEHGKYRTERVERLALRAQTEADVAALSGDIVDLEPSWTV; the protein is encoded by the coding sequence GTGCTGGTCAAGTGGATTCGCTGCACCGTGGTGGACCGCCGCGGGTTCGAGCGGGGGCAGCGGAAATGGGCGGGGCTTCTGGGGGAGCCGGGTTTTCGGGGACAGGGCGGGGGCTGGAGCCGGCAGCGACCGGGGGTGGCGCACGTCTTCGCCTTCTGGGAGAGCCGTGCCTTCTACGACTCCTTCATGGCCCGTTCCCACGACCGTCTGGCCACCGCCCAGTCCGGCACTTTCAAGGACGCCCAGGCCCGACTGTTCGAGTACCGCTTCGACGTGAAGACGGGCTTCGAGCCGCGGTTCACCGACGCCGATCTGATCCGCGTGGCCCTGTGCCGCATCCACCCGGAGCGCGTCGAGCACTTCACGCTCATGCAGGAGAAGGTCTGGAACCCCGCGATGGCCGGCTCGCCCGGCATGATCCGCGGCATGTTCGCCGAGGCACCCGAGCAGGAGTTCCTGATCCTGTCCATGTGGCGGTCGGCGGCCGAGCACGGCAAGTACCGCACGGAGCGTGTGGAACGCCTCGCGCTGCGTGCCCAGACCGAGGCGGACGTCGCGGCGCTCTCCGGTGACATCGTGGATCTGGAGCCGTCCTGGACGGTCTGA
- a CDS encoding ATP-dependent DNA helicase has product MTKPSLSELLHAAVSAVGGTERPGQVTMAEAVAEAIDDGSHLLVQAGTGTGKSLGYLVPALAHGERVVVATATLALQRQLVERDLPRTVDALHPLLRRRPEFAMLKGRSNYLCLHRLHEGMPQDEEEGLFDQFEAAAPTSKLGQDLLRLRDWADETESGDRDDLTPGVSDRAWAQVSVSSRECLGASKCAYGAECFAEMARERAKLAEVVVTNHALLAIDAIEGAPVLPQHEVLIVDEAHELVSRVTGVATGELTSGQVNRAVRRAAKLVNEKAADQLQTAAEGFERLMELALPGRLEEIPEDLAYALMALRDAARTVITAIGSTRDKSVQDEDAVRKQALASVETVHDVAERVLNGSEWDVVWYERHDRFGASLRVAPMSVSGLLREKLFADRAVVLTSATLKLGGDFNGVGASLGLGPEGTEGEDLPQWKGVDVGSPFDYRKQGILYVAKHLARPARDGERADMLDELTELIQAAGGRTLGLFSSMRAAQLAAEELRTRIPEFPILLQGEETLGELIKNFAADPKTCLFGTLSLWQGVDVPGPSCQLVVMDKIPFPRPDDPLMSARQKAVEDAGGNGFMAVAATHAALLMAQGAGRLVRASGDRGVVAVLDQRLATARYGGYLKASLPDFWYTTDRNQVRKSLAAIDAAAKQAESQAAGAK; this is encoded by the coding sequence ATGACGAAGCCCTCACTCTCCGAACTCCTGCATGCCGCCGTCTCGGCCGTCGGCGGCACGGAGCGCCCCGGCCAGGTGACCATGGCCGAAGCGGTCGCCGAGGCGATCGACGACGGATCCCACCTGCTGGTCCAGGCCGGCACCGGCACCGGAAAGTCGCTCGGCTATCTCGTGCCCGCGCTCGCGCACGGAGAACGGGTGGTCGTCGCGACGGCCACGCTCGCCCTGCAACGCCAGCTCGTGGAGCGGGACCTGCCGCGCACGGTCGACGCCCTGCACCCGCTGCTGCGCCGCCGCCCGGAGTTCGCGATGCTCAAGGGCCGGTCGAACTACTTGTGCCTGCACCGCCTGCACGAGGGCATGCCGCAGGACGAGGAGGAGGGCCTGTTCGACCAGTTCGAGGCCGCCGCGCCCACCAGCAAGCTGGGCCAGGACCTGCTGAGGCTGCGGGACTGGGCGGACGAGACGGAGAGCGGCGACCGCGACGATCTCACCCCGGGCGTCTCGGACCGTGCCTGGGCGCAGGTGTCGGTGTCGTCCCGGGAGTGCCTGGGCGCGTCGAAGTGCGCGTACGGCGCCGAGTGCTTCGCCGAGATGGCACGGGAGCGGGCCAAGCTCGCCGAAGTCGTGGTCACCAACCACGCCCTGTTGGCCATCGACGCCATCGAGGGCGCCCCGGTGCTGCCTCAGCACGAGGTGCTGATCGTGGACGAGGCGCACGAACTGGTCTCACGGGTCACCGGCGTCGCCACCGGCGAACTCACGTCCGGGCAGGTCAACCGTGCCGTGCGCCGGGCCGCCAAGCTGGTCAACGAGAAGGCCGCCGATCAGCTCCAGACCGCCGCCGAGGGCTTCGAGCGGCTCATGGAGCTCGCGCTGCCGGGCCGCCTGGAGGAGATCCCGGAAGACCTCGCCTACGCCCTGATGGCGCTGCGGGACGCCGCCCGCACGGTGATCACTGCGATCGGCTCGACCCGCGACAAGTCCGTCCAGGACGAGGACGCGGTCCGCAAGCAGGCGCTGGCCTCGGTGGAGACGGTGCACGACGTGGCCGAGCGGGTCCTGAACGGCTCGGAGTGGGACGTCGTCTGGTACGAACGGCACGACCGCTTCGGCGCGTCCCTCCGGGTCGCCCCCATGTCGGTCTCCGGCCTGCTCAGGGAGAAGCTGTTCGCCGACCGGGCCGTCGTCCTCACCTCGGCGACGCTCAAGCTGGGCGGCGACTTCAACGGAGTCGGCGCCTCCCTCGGGCTGGGCCCCGAGGGCACGGAGGGCGAGGACCTGCCGCAGTGGAAGGGCGTCGACGTCGGCTCGCCCTTCGACTACCGCAAGCAGGGCATCCTCTACGTCGCGAAGCACCTGGCGCGTCCCGCGCGTGACGGTGAGCGCGCCGACATGCTGGACGAGCTGACCGAGCTGATCCAGGCGGCGGGCGGGCGCACGCTCGGTCTGTTCTCGTCCATGCGGGCCGCCCAGCTCGCCGCCGAGGAGCTGCGCACCCGGATCCCCGAGTTCCCGATCCTGCTCCAGGGTGAGGAGACGCTCGGCGAACTGATCAAGAACTTCGCGGCAGATCCGAAGACCTGCCTGTTCGGCACGCTGTCGCTGTGGCAGGGCGTAGACGTCCCGGGCCCCAGCTGCCAGCTGGTCGTCATGGACAAGATCCCGTTCCCGCGGCCGGACGATCCGCTGATGAGCGCACGCCAGAAGGCGGTGGAGGACGCCGGCGGCAACGGCTTCATGGCGGTGGCCGCCACCCATGCGGCCCTCCTCATGGCCCAGGGCGCAGGCCGTCTCGTCCGGGCGTCCGGCGACCGCGGCGTGGTCGCCGTACTGGACCAGCGGCTGGCCACCGCGCGGTACGGCGGCTATCTGAAGGCGTCACTGCCGGACTTCTGGTACACGACGGACCGTAACCAGGTCCGCAAGTCGCTCGCGGCGATCGACGCGGCGGCCAAGCAGGCGGAGTCGCAGGCGGCGGGGGCGAAGTGA
- a CDS encoding TerD family protein: MTGFSKGIRKVEVALKWDPSPAGRPPTDLDIVAATFLSGAPYGAPAYLVHFDSRSPDGTILLNRDSTDGRGFGWDEVMTLELDRLNDRYARVVVGVVIQQRSGPRTFAHVLNPAVRVREGYTVLAEDDFGSVLGSTAATIAEFVRDDSADWTFRPGVRGFDEDPATFTQVMGRAHRS; encoded by the coding sequence GTGACCGGCTTCAGCAAGGGAATCCGCAAGGTCGAGGTCGCGCTCAAGTGGGACCCCAGTCCGGCAGGTCGGCCACCGACCGATCTCGACATCGTCGCCGCCACCTTCTTGTCCGGTGCGCCGTACGGGGCACCGGCCTATCTGGTGCACTTCGACAGCCGTTCGCCGGACGGCACGATCCTCCTCAACCGTGACAGCACCGACGGCAGGGGTTTCGGCTGGGACGAGGTGATGACGCTCGAACTGGACCGCCTGAACGACCGCTACGCGCGCGTGGTGGTGGGTGTCGTCATCCAGCAGCGGTCCGGACCCCGGACGTTCGCCCACGTGCTCAATCCCGCCGTACGCGTCCGTGAGGGCTACACCGTGCTCGCCGAGGACGACTTCGGCTCGGTCCTCGGGTCGACGGCCGCCACGATCGCCGAGTTCGTCCGGGACGACTCCGCCGACTGGACCTTCCGTCCCGGCGTGCGCGGCTTCGACGAGGACCCGGCGACCTTCACACAGGTGATGGGCCGGGCGCACCGGTCCTGA
- a CDS encoding IucA/IucC family protein, protein MNAAPSPDGRSGAPDDRGASGAPSAAVPLTEPVPQQKKRETDPARRTAPGADPLEDPDPRVVAQAAAVENLLRCWVRETGLAAPTTGSLPIPLPASGTALIAPVRYWSPTGWHRFGPPRLACAPDTAPPVDAVTLAALLARESAGNPDSTDHSSEHTTAERRHDTGDGTAAGPGTGPGTAPDPSGSADLVARVADSLRRSAAFVRHRREHPADPPDLFLSAEQALLLGHPLHPIPKSREGLTEAEADRYSPELRGAFPLHWLAVAPSLLATDSAWTERGRPVPAGHLIRRLAGAELPLPDGYTALPLHPWQAREVRHRASVSALADSGLLRDLGPLGTPWHPTSSVRTVHRSGAPAMLKLSLALCITNSRRENLRKELHRGVEVHRLLRTGLARQWQAAHPGFDIVRDPAWLAVDDPEGLPVPGLDVVIRHNPFAPTDDVGCVAGLVSPRPLAEPTVSTPPHHVARPMRSRLARLVGRLATRTGRPVGAVAAEWFLRYLEQVVRPVLWLDSEAGIALEAHQQNTLLLLDGDGWPAGGRYRDNQGYYFRESRRAELDARLPGIGEHSDTFVTDEVTDERFAYYLAVNNVLGLIGAFGSQRLADERLLLAAFRRFLTDLASGPAPLRTSLPGRLLDSPVLRCKANLLTRLHGLDELVGPVDTQSVYVTIANPLLS, encoded by the coding sequence ATGAACGCCGCCCCCAGCCCCGACGGCCGCTCCGGCGCCCCCGACGACCGGGGAGCCTCCGGCGCCCCGTCCGCTGCCGTACCCCTCACCGAGCCGGTCCCGCAGCAGAAGAAGCGGGAGACGGACCCCGCCCGGCGGACAGCACCCGGCGCCGACCCGCTGGAGGACCCCGATCCCCGCGTCGTGGCCCAGGCCGCCGCCGTCGAGAACCTCCTGCGCTGCTGGGTCCGCGAGACCGGCCTCGCCGCTCCCACGACCGGCAGCCTCCCCATCCCACTGCCCGCCAGCGGCACCGCCCTCATCGCACCGGTTCGCTACTGGTCCCCGACCGGCTGGCACCGCTTCGGCCCACCACGTCTCGCCTGCGCCCCCGACACGGCACCCCCTGTCGACGCCGTCACCCTCGCGGCGCTCCTCGCCAGAGAGTCCGCCGGCAATCCGGACAGCACCGACCACTCCTCGGAGCACACCACCGCCGAGCGCCGCCACGACACCGGCGACGGCACCGCTGCCGGCCCCGGCACCGGCCCCGGCACCGCCCCCGACCCCAGCGGCAGCGCCGACCTCGTGGCCAGGGTGGCCGACTCGCTCCGCCGTTCCGCGGCCTTCGTCCGGCACCGGCGCGAACACCCCGCCGACCCGCCGGACCTCTTCCTCAGCGCCGAACAGGCCCTCCTCCTCGGACACCCCCTGCACCCGATCCCGAAGAGCCGGGAGGGACTGACCGAGGCCGAAGCCGACCGGTATTCACCGGAATTGCGCGGCGCCTTTCCACTGCACTGGCTGGCAGTCGCCCCCTCTCTCCTCGCGACCGACTCGGCCTGGACCGAGCGCGGTCGTCCCGTTCCCGCAGGCCACCTCATCCGACGGCTCGCCGGAGCCGAACTTCCCCTGCCCGACGGTTACACCGCCCTGCCGCTGCACCCCTGGCAGGCACGCGAGGTACGCCACCGCGCATCCGTCAGCGCACTGGCCGACTCCGGACTCCTCCGCGACCTCGGCCCCCTCGGCACTCCCTGGCACCCCACCTCCTCCGTACGAACCGTCCACCGATCCGGCGCCCCCGCGATGCTCAAGCTCTCGCTGGCCCTGTGCATCACCAACTCCCGCCGCGAGAACCTCCGCAAGGAACTCCACCGCGGAGTCGAGGTGCACCGACTGCTCCGCACCGGCCTGGCCCGTCAGTGGCAGGCGGCACACCCCGGCTTCGACATCGTCCGGGATCCGGCCTGGCTCGCCGTCGACGACCCGGAAGGCCTGCCCGTGCCTGGACTCGACGTGGTGATCCGGCACAACCCGTTCGCCCCGACCGACGACGTCGGCTGCGTGGCCGGACTCGTCTCACCCCGCCCGCTCGCCGAGCCGACCGTCAGCACCCCACCACACCACGTCGCTCGGCCGATGCGGTCCCGCCTGGCCCGGCTCGTCGGACGCCTCGCCACACGCACCGGCCGGCCGGTCGGAGCCGTCGCCGCCGAGTGGTTCCTGCGCTACCTGGAGCAGGTCGTCCGGCCCGTCCTCTGGCTGGACAGCGAGGCCGGCATCGCTCTCGAAGCCCACCAGCAGAACACGCTGCTCCTGCTGGACGGCGACGGGTGGCCCGCCGGGGGCCGTTACCGGGACAACCAGGGCTACTACTTCCGCGAGTCCCGGCGAGCCGAACTGGACGCCCGGCTGCCCGGCATCGGCGAGCACAGCGACACCTTCGTCACGGACGAGGTCACCGACGAACGCTTCGCCTACTACCTCGCCGTCAACAACGTGCTCGGCCTGATCGGCGCCTTCGGCTCCCAGCGCCTCGCCGACGAGCGGCTGCTCCTCGCGGCCTTCCGCCGTTTCCTCACCGACCTCGCCTCGGGGCCCGCCCCGCTGCGCACCTCCCTGCCCGGCCGGCTGCTCGACTCACCCGTCCTGCGCTGCAAGGCCAACCTGCTGACCCGGCTGCACGGCCTCGACGAACTAGTCGGCCCGGTCGACACCCAGTCCGTCTACGTCACCATCGCCAACCCCCTTCTTTCCTGA
- the lexA gene encoding transcriptional repressor LexA → MTTTADSATITAQDRSQGRVEPVHAMNEATNPEAHKRSLPGRPPGIRADSSGLTDRQRRVIEVIRDSVQRRGYPPSMREIGQAVGLSSTSSVAHQLMALERKGFLRRDPHRPRAYEVRGSDQAVTVQPTDTAGKPAASYVPLVGRIAAGGPILAEESVEDVFPLPRQLVGDGELFVLKVVGDSMIEAAICDGDWVTVRRQPVAENGDIVAAMLDGEATVKRFKREDGHVWLLPHNAAYEPIPGDDATILGKVVAVLRRV, encoded by the coding sequence GTGACCACCACCGCAGACAGTGCCACCATCACTGCCCAGGACCGCTCCCAGGGCCGAGTCGAGCCGGTACACGCGATGAACGAAGCCACGAATCCCGAGGCACACAAGCGCTCCCTGCCGGGGCGACCTCCAGGCATCCGGGCGGACAGCTCCGGGCTCACCGACCGGCAGCGCCGGGTGATCGAGGTCATCAGGGACTCCGTACAGCGGCGCGGCTACCCGCCGTCGATGCGGGAGATCGGCCAGGCCGTGGGCCTGTCCAGCACCTCCTCGGTCGCCCACCAGTTGATGGCGCTGGAGCGCAAGGGATTCCTGCGCCGCGACCCCCACCGCCCGCGCGCGTACGAGGTCCGCGGATCCGACCAGGCCGTCACCGTGCAGCCGACGGACACCGCCGGCAAGCCCGCCGCGTCGTACGTCCCGCTGGTCGGCCGTATCGCGGCCGGTGGCCCGATCCTCGCGGAGGAGTCCGTCGAGGACGTCTTCCCCCTCCCCCGCCAGCTCGTCGGCGACGGCGAACTGTTCGTCCTCAAGGTCGTCGGCGATTCCATGATCGAGGCCGCCATCTGTGACGGCGACTGGGTCACCGTGCGCCGCCAGCCGGTCGCCGAGAACGGCGACATCGTCGCCGCCATGCTCGACGGCGAAGCCACCGTCAAGCGCTTCAAGCGCGAGGACGGCCACGTGTGGCTCCTCCCCCACAACGCGGCCTACGAGCCGATTCCCGGCGACGACGCGACCATCCTCGGCAAGGTCGTCGCGGTGCTGCGCCGCGTGTGA
- a CDS encoding histidine phosphatase family protein — protein sequence MARPRRIVLVRHGESTGNVDDSVYEREPDHALALTERGRRQAEETGERLRELFGRERVSVYVSPYRRTHETLRAFHLDPDLIRVREEPRLREQDWGNWQDRDDVRLQKAYRDAYGHFFFRFPQGESGADVYDRVGGFLESLFRSFEAPDHPPNVLLVTHGLAMRLFCMRWFHWTVAEFESLSNPGNAEMRVLVLGDDGKYTLDRPFERWREPDPYWVTG from the coding sequence ATGGCACGACCACGGCGCATCGTCCTTGTCCGACACGGCGAGTCAACGGGCAACGTCGACGACTCCGTGTACGAACGCGAGCCCGACCACGCCCTCGCGCTGACCGAGCGCGGCCGGCGGCAGGCCGAGGAGACCGGCGAGCGGCTCCGCGAGCTCTTCGGCCGGGAACGCGTGAGCGTGTACGTCTCCCCGTACCGCCGCACCCACGAGACGCTCCGCGCCTTCCACCTCGACCCCGACCTCATACGCGTCCGGGAGGAACCCCGACTGCGCGAGCAGGACTGGGGCAACTGGCAGGACCGCGACGACGTACGCCTGCAGAAGGCCTACCGCGACGCGTACGGCCACTTCTTCTTCAGGTTCCCCCAGGGCGAGTCCGGCGCCGACGTGTACGACCGGGTCGGGGGCTTCCTGGAGAGCCTGTTCCGCAGCTTCGAGGCGCCGGACCACCCGCCGAACGTCCTGCTGGTGACGCACGGGCTCGCGATGCGGCTGTTCTGCATGCGCTGGTTCCACTGGACGGTCGCGGAATTCGAGTCCCTGTCCAACCCCGGGAACGCCGAGATGCGGGTGCTCGTTCTGGGAGACGACGGCAAGTACACGCTCGACCGGCCCTTCGAGCGCTGGCGGGAGCCTGACCCGTACTGGGTGACCGGATAG
- a CDS encoding vitamin B12-dependent ribonucleotide reductase: protein MTETASGPARGSRAKGAKTTKGLRVERIHTTPGAHPYDEVSWERRDVVMTNWRDGSVNFEQRGVEFPDFWSVNAVNIVTSKYFRGAVGTPQRETSLKQLIDRIVKTYRKAGEDYKYFASPADAEIFEHELAYALLHQIFSFNSPVWFNVGTPQPQQVSACFILSVDDSMESILDWYKEEGMIFKGGSGAGLNLSRIRSSKELLSSGGNASGPVSFMRGADASAGTIKSGGATRRAAKMVVLDVDHPDIEDFIETKVKEEEKIRVLRDAGFDMDLGGDDITSVQYQNANNSVRVNDEFMKAVENGGKFGLRARMTGEVIEEVEAKALFRKIAEAAWACADPGIQYDDTINNWHTCPESGRITASNPCSEYMHLDNTSCNLASLNLMKFLKDDGKGNQSFETERFQKVVELVITAMDISICFADFPTQKIGENTRAFRQLGIGYANLGALLMATGHAYDSDGGRALAGAITSLMTGTAYRRSAELAAVVGTYDGYARNADAHNRVMKQHADANGKAVRMDDLDTPVWAAATEAWQDVVRLGEKNGFRNSQASVLAPTGTIGLAMSCDTTGVEPDLALVKFKKLVGGGSMQIVNGTVPQALRRLGYQEEQIEAIVAHIAEHGNVIDAPGLKHEHYEVFDCAMGERAISPMGHVRMMAAIQPWISGAISKTVNMPETATVEEVEEIYFEAWKLGVKALAIYRDNCKVGQPLSAKTKEKEKAEVTEKAEATIRETVEKVIEYRPVRKRLPKGRPGITTSFTVGGAEGYMTANSYPDDGLGEVFLKMSKQGSTLAGMMDAFSIAVSVGLQYGVPLETYVSKFTNMRFEPAGMTDDPDVRMAQSIVDYIFRRLALDFLPFETRSALGIHSAEERQRHLETGSYEPAEDEVDVEGLAQSAPRAQELKAVATPKAESETAKPAPRQAHTSAELVEMQLGIQADAPLCFSCGTKMQRAGSCYICEGCGSTSGCS from the coding sequence ATGACAGAGACGGCGAGCGGTCCGGCACGAGGTTCCCGAGCCAAGGGCGCCAAGACCACCAAGGGGCTGCGTGTCGAGCGCATCCACACCACCCCCGGCGCACACCCGTATGACGAGGTGTCGTGGGAGCGCCGTGACGTCGTCATGACCAACTGGCGCGACGGCTCGGTCAACTTCGAGCAGCGTGGCGTCGAGTTCCCCGACTTCTGGTCGGTGAACGCGGTCAACATCGTCACCAGCAAGTACTTCCGCGGTGCCGTCGGCACCCCGCAGCGCGAGACCAGCCTCAAGCAGCTGATCGACCGCATCGTGAAGACGTACCGGAAGGCCGGTGAGGACTACAAGTACTTCGCCTCGCCCGCCGACGCCGAGATCTTCGAGCACGAGCTGGCGTACGCCCTCCTGCACCAGATCTTCAGCTTCAACAGCCCGGTCTGGTTCAACGTCGGCACCCCGCAGCCCCAGCAGGTCTCCGCCTGCTTCATCCTGTCCGTCGACGACTCCATGGAGTCGATCCTCGACTGGTACAAGGAAGAGGGCATGATCTTCAAGGGCGGCTCCGGCGCCGGCCTGAACCTCTCCCGCATCCGCTCCTCCAAGGAGCTGCTCTCCTCCGGCGGCAACGCCTCCGGCCCGGTCTCCTTCATGCGTGGCGCCGACGCCTCCGCCGGCACCATCAAGTCCGGTGGTGCCACCCGCCGCGCCGCCAAGATGGTCGTGCTCGACGTCGACCACCCCGACATCGAGGACTTCATCGAGACCAAGGTCAAGGAGGAGGAGAAGATCCGCGTCCTGCGTGACGCGGGCTTCGACATGGACCTGGGCGGCGACGACATCACGTCCGTCCAGTACCAGAACGCCAACAACTCGGTCCGTGTGAACGACGAGTTCATGAAGGCGGTCGAGAACGGCGGCAAGTTCGGCCTGCGCGCCCGGATGACCGGCGAGGTGATCGAGGAGGTCGAGGCGAAGGCCCTCTTCCGCAAGATCGCCGAGGCCGCCTGGGCCTGCGCCGACCCGGGCATCCAGTACGACGACACCATCAACAACTGGCACACCTGCCCCGAGTCCGGCCGGATCACCGCGTCGAACCCGTGCAGCGAGTACATGCACCTGGACAACACGTCCTGCAACCTGGCCTCGCTGAACCTGATGAAGTTCCTGAAGGACGACGGCAAGGGCAACCAGTCCTTCGAGACCGAGCGCTTCCAGAAGGTCGTCGAGCTGGTCATCACCGCGATGGACATCTCGATCTGCTTCGCGGACTTCCCGACCCAGAAGATCGGCGAGAACACGCGCGCGTTCCGCCAGCTCGGCATCGGCTACGCCAACCTCGGCGCCCTGCTGATGGCCACCGGCCACGCCTACGACTCCGACGGCGGCCGCGCCCTGGCCGGCGCCATCACGTCCCTGATGACGGGCACGGCCTACCGCCGCTCCGCCGAGCTGGCCGCGGTCGTCGGCACCTACGACGGCTACGCCCGCAACGCCGACGCCCACAACCGCGTCATGAAGCAGCACGCCGACGCCAACGGGAAGGCCGTCCGCATGGACGACCTGGACACCCCGGTGTGGGCCGCGGCCACGGAGGCCTGGCAGGACGTCGTCCGCCTCGGCGAGAAGAACGGTTTCCGTAACTCGCAGGCGTCCGTCCTCGCGCCGACCGGCACCATCGGCCTCGCGATGTCCTGCGACACCACCGGTGTCGAGCCCGACCTGGCGCTGGTGAAGTTCAAGAAGCTGGTCGGCGGCGGCTCGATGCAGATCGTCAACGGCACCGTCCCGCAGGCCCTGCGCCGCCTGGGCTACCAGGAGGAGCAGATCGAGGCGATCGTCGCCCACATCGCCGAGCACGGCAACGTGATCGACGCCCCCGGCCTCAAGCACGAGCACTACGAGGTGTTCGACTGCGCCATGGGCGAGCGCGCCATCTCCCCGATGGGCCACGTCCGCATGATGGCCGCGATCCAGCCGTGGATCTCCGGCGCCATCTCCAAGACGGTCAACATGCCGGAGACGGCGACCGTCGAGGAGGTCGAGGAGATCTACTTCGAGGCCTGGAAGCTGGGCGTCAAGGCGCTCGCGATCTACCGCGACAACTGCAAGGTCGGCCAGCCGCTCTCCGCCAAGACCAAGGAGAAGGAGAAGGCCGAGGTCACCGAGAAGGCCGAGGCGACCATCCGCGAGACGGTCGAGAAGGTCATCGAGTACCGCCCGGTCCGCAAGCGGCTCCCGAAGGGCCGCCCCGGCATCACGACGTCCTTCACGGTCGGCGGCGCCGAGGGCTACATGACCGCCAACTCCTACCCGGACGACGGTCTCGGCGAGGTCTTCCTGAAGATGTCGAAGCAGGGCTCCACCCTCGCGGGCATGATGGACGCCTTCTCCATCGCCGTCTCCGTCGGTCTGCAGTACGGCGTTCCGCTGGAGACCTACGTCTCGAAGTTCACCAACATGCGCTTCGAGCCGGCCGGTATGACGGACGACCCGGACGTGCGGATGGCGCAGTCGATCGTCGACTACATCTTCCGCCGCCTGGCGCTGGACTTCCTGCCCTTCGAGACCCGCTCCGCGCTCGGCATCCACTCCGCCGAAGAGCGCCAGCGTCACCTGGAGACCGGCTCCTACGAGCCGGCTGAGGACGAGGTCGACGTCGAGGGGCTGGCCCAGTCGGCCCCGCGGGCCCAGGAGCTGAAGGCCGTCGCCACGCCGAAGGCCGAGTCCGAGACGGCCAAGCCCGCCCCGCGGCAGGCGCACACCAGCGCCGAGCTGGTGGAGATGCAGCTGGGCATCCAGGCGGACGCCCCGCTGTGCTTCTCGTGCGGTACGAAGATGCAGCGGGCCGGTTCCTGCTACATCTGCGAGGGCTGCGGCTCGACCAGCGGCTGCAGCTGA
- a CDS encoding GNAT family N-acetyltransferase, which translates to MPPTDASAGTGPVTAHPDSAGRRTDTASPQLSRFGRLTVEDDDPGSEDTLDLCLPAHFIALYAEAPGGLLSRLATWGPVTTPAGSFQLVPVRIDQDLPLVHRWMNDPVVAEFWELAGPRNRTEDHLRAQLHGDGRSVPCLGVLDGTPMSYWEIYRADLDPLARHYPARPHDTGIHLLIGDAADRGRGLGSALLRAVADLILDRCPTCARVVSEPDLRNTPSVAAFLSAGFRYAAEVDLPGKRAALVIRDRVLRDVL; encoded by the coding sequence GTGCCTCCCACCGACGCGAGCGCCGGAACCGGCCCCGTCACCGCCCACCCGGACAGCGCCGGCCGCCGAACGGACACGGCGAGCCCGCAGCTTTCTCGGTTCGGCCGGCTCACCGTCGAGGACGACGACCCGGGCAGCGAGGACACACTGGATCTGTGCCTGCCGGCCCACTTCATCGCCCTCTACGCCGAGGCGCCGGGCGGCCTCCTCAGCCGACTCGCCACATGGGGTCCGGTCACAACCCCCGCCGGCTCCTTCCAACTCGTCCCCGTACGCATCGATCAGGACCTGCCGCTCGTCCACCGGTGGATGAACGACCCCGTCGTCGCGGAGTTCTGGGAACTGGCCGGGCCCCGGAACCGGACGGAGGACCACCTGCGGGCGCAACTCCACGGCGACGGGCGCAGCGTGCCGTGTCTCGGCGTGCTCGACGGCACCCCGATGAGCTACTGGGAGATCTACCGGGCCGACCTGGATCCGCTGGCCCGCCACTACCCGGCCCGTCCGCACGACACCGGCATCCACCTCCTCATCGGTGACGCCGCGGACCGGGGGCGAGGGCTGGGGTCCGCCCTGCTCCGAGCCGTGGCCGACCTGATCCTCGACCGGTGTCCCACGTGCGCACGTGTCGTGTCAGAACCCGATCTTCGCAACACCCCCTCCGTCGCCGCGTTCCTGAGCGCCGGCTTCCGGTACGCGGCGGAGGTCGACCTGCCCGGCAAGCGGGCCGCCCTCGTCATCCGGGACCGAGTCCTGCGCGATGTTCTGTAG